The following proteins are co-located in the Anoplopoma fimbria isolate UVic2021 breed Golden Eagle Sablefish chromosome 18, Afim_UVic_2022, whole genome shotgun sequence genome:
- the rsph3 gene encoding radial spoke head protein 3 homolog, translated as MAFVSHSQRDPNGNYIFSSRPRPVENRSKYREPPSEQTHSTYGNIMYDRRVVRGNTYAQHIIPTTAQPDPVEVQRQQEIRRRAAARKQAREQLRTRTPEALQGRKHIDIQTEHYLEELSDVIVAKDIECQTDAFLDKPATPLFIPAKSGKDVETQIEEGELFDFDREVQPVLEVLVGKTIEQSLLEVMEDEELACLRAQQRAFEELRNNELAEVMRLQEQERRHSEEKERRIAQQKEVLKKEKEIAEKIASRAYTQQYLSDLLPAVFTSLRSHGYFYDPVEKDIETNFIPWLMAEVNNSLEKRNTARHLLDNIIHEAVQKRMEMFKETQ; from the exons ATGGCTTTTGTTTCACACAGCCAGAGAGATCCAAACGGGAATTACATCTTCTCAAGTCGCCCCCGACCCGTAGAGAACCGATCCAAATACAGAGAGCCTCCGTCTGAACA GACACACAGTACTTATGGAAACATTATGTATGACCGTCGTGTTGTCAGAGGAAACACTTATGCCCAACACATCATACCAACT ACGGCTCAGCCAGACCCTGTTGAAGTACAAAGACAACAGGAGATCAGGAGGAGAGCCGCTGCTCGTAAACAAGCCAGGGAACAGTTAAGAACCAGGACGCCGGAGGCCCTGCAGGGCAGAAAACACATCGATATACAAACAG AGCATTATCTCGAAGAATTGAGTGACGTTATAGTGGCTAAAGATATCGAGTGCCAGACTGATGCTTTCCTGGACAAACCAGCAACCCCACTCTTCATACCTGCCAAATCTGGGAAAGATGTTGAAACCCAGATAGAGGAGGGAGAG TTGTTTGATTTCGACAGGGAGGTGCAACCAGTGTTGGAGGTCCTGGTCGGTAAGACAATAGAACAGTCTCTattggaggtgatggaggatgaggagctgGCCTGTCTGAGGGCCCAGCAGAGGGCCTTCGAAGAGCTCCGTAATAATGAGCTGGCAGAGGTGATGAGGCTTCAGGAGCAGGAGAGACGCCACAGTGAGGAGAAA GAGCGTAGAATTGCCCAGCAGAAGGAGGtgctgaagaaagaaaaagagattgcAGAGAAGATTGCTTCCCGGGCGTACACACAGCAGTACTTGTCTGACCTCCTACCTGCAGTCTTTACCTCACTGAGAAGCCACGGCTACTTTTACGACCCTGTGGAGAAAG ATATTGAGACTAATTTCATCCCATGGCTGATGGCTGAAGTTAACAACAGTTTGGAGAAGAGAAACACAGCAAGACATCTGCTGGACA aTATCATCCATGAGGCCGTCCAGAAGAGAATGGAGATGTTCAAAGAGACACAGTAA